In Fluviispira sanaruensis, a genomic segment contains:
- a CDS encoding multidrug efflux RND transporter permease subunit → MGISEPFIKRPIATTFFMITIFLIGTLTYQLLPVSALPEVEYPTIQVITFYPGGNPQVIASSITAPLEKQFGQMPGLKQMTSSSSGGSSIITLQFDLNMSLDVAEQQVQASINTGSNFLPKDLPSPPVYNKVNPADAPIMTLAIVSDVLSLPQLEDIADTRIAPKISQITGVGLVNISGGQKPAIRIQVNPNIVSSYGLNIEDIRTAISNANVNIAKGNFDGPRLSYTINSNDQLLTKESYQTLIIAYKNGAPIRLKDLAQVIDGAENTKLAAWMNKDPAIILNIQKQTGSNVIEVVNNIKKILPILKANIPNQVEIKILSDRTNTIRNSVKDAQFELVLSVILVVLVIFIFLNNLPATFIPSIAVPLSLIGTFAVMYVLGFSINNLTLMALTIATGFVVDDAIVMIENIARYIDAGEAPLQAAIKGASQIGFTIISLTISLIAVLIPLLFMGDIIGRLFREFAITLSVAILISAVISLTLTPMLCKQLLRHVPSTEKNKFEIYIQDFLDKIIMHYSISLKWVLNHQRLTLIIALFTILITALLLNFIPKGFFPIQDTGVIQGVTEASQSISFEEMSRKQQEVATIILDDPAVENISSFIGVDGVNTTLNSGRIQIILKSIDERRINSTDVIHRLQEKLQKISGITLYMQSMQDISIDDRVSRTQYQYSLGSTSAKEVEKWNDLFIEQLKNLKEIKDVADDLQSTGLNANIEIDRNIASRFGITTQLIDQTLYDAFGQRQISTMFTDINQYHVILEAKQSENLTPERVLENIFIQSSQGIPIPFGSFSKISLSNGPLTINRQGQFPVSTISFNLSKGYSLGDALKAINRVRTELNLPDSLQTSFEGSAKSFENSLENEGYLVLAAIIVVYIILGILYESYIHPITILSTLPSAGMGALLALYMTRSEFDIITLIAIILLIGIVKKNAIMMIDFALEMERKGNKTPYEAIYQACLLRFRPILMTTLASLFSAIPLAFGTGMSSELRRPLGISIIGGLAVSQFLTLYTTPVIYLLFDKVIRSFKKIINEKKERNKKTIHAEEPQ, encoded by the coding sequence ATGGGTATATCGGAACCTTTTATAAAAAGACCAATTGCAACCACATTTTTTATGATTACAATATTTCTTATAGGCACGTTGACTTATCAACTATTACCTGTCTCTGCTTTACCTGAAGTCGAATATCCAACGATACAAGTTATCACCTTTTACCCCGGTGGAAATCCACAGGTAATCGCATCGTCCATTACTGCACCGCTTGAAAAGCAATTCGGCCAAATGCCTGGCTTGAAACAAATGACTTCTTCAAGTTCTGGTGGTTCATCAATTATTACCTTGCAATTTGATTTGAATATGAGCCTAGATGTTGCTGAACAGCAAGTACAAGCATCAATTAATACGGGGTCAAATTTTCTTCCTAAAGACCTTCCTTCACCCCCGGTATATAATAAAGTCAATCCTGCTGATGCCCCTATTATGACTTTAGCAATTGTCTCAGATGTTTTATCGCTTCCTCAATTAGAAGACATTGCAGACACACGTATTGCGCCAAAAATTTCACAAATAACAGGCGTAGGTTTAGTTAATATCAGTGGTGGACAAAAGCCTGCCATCCGTATTCAAGTCAATCCAAATATAGTTTCATCCTATGGCTTAAATATAGAAGATATTAGAACAGCAATAAGCAATGCGAATGTTAATATTGCGAAAGGAAATTTTGATGGGCCAAGACTTTCATATACAATCAATTCAAATGATCAATTATTAACTAAAGAATCATATCAAACTCTTATTATTGCCTATAAAAATGGTGCACCAATTCGTTTAAAAGATCTTGCACAAGTTATCGATGGTGCAGAAAATACAAAATTGGCTGCTTGGATGAATAAAGATCCAGCAATCATTTTAAATATTCAAAAACAGACGGGATCAAATGTTATTGAAGTAGTAAATAATATAAAAAAGATTTTACCCATTTTAAAGGCAAATATTCCAAACCAAGTGGAAATTAAAATTTTAAGCGACAGGACAAATACAATTCGCAACTCAGTAAAAGATGCGCAATTTGAACTTGTTTTATCAGTCATTCTTGTCGTACTTGTCATTTTTATTTTTTTAAACAATTTACCTGCTACCTTTATTCCAAGCATAGCTGTTCCTTTATCACTCATAGGTACTTTTGCTGTGATGTATGTACTAGGCTTTAGTATTAATAACTTAACACTAATGGCATTGACTATTGCCACCGGATTTGTAGTTGACGATGCTATTGTCATGATTGAAAATATTGCAAGATATATCGATGCAGGTGAAGCTCCATTACAAGCAGCCATTAAAGGTGCATCGCAAATTGGTTTTACTATTATTTCTCTTACAATATCATTAATTGCAGTTCTCATTCCATTGCTTTTCATGGGTGATATTATTGGCAGATTATTTAGAGAATTTGCAATTACCCTATCTGTTGCAATATTAATCTCTGCAGTTATATCTTTAACTTTAACCCCAATGCTTTGTAAACAATTGCTGAGACATGTACCTTCGACAGAAAAAAATAAATTTGAAATATATATTCAAGATTTTTTAGATAAAATTATCATGCATTATTCTATTTCACTCAAATGGGTTTTAAACCACCAAAGATTAACTTTAATTATAGCTTTATTTACTATTTTAATAACTGCTTTACTTCTTAATTTTATCCCAAAAGGATTTTTCCCAATTCAAGATACAGGCGTAATTCAAGGGGTAACGGAAGCAAGTCAATCAATTTCATTTGAAGAAATGTCAAGAAAACAACAAGAAGTTGCTACTATTATTCTAGATGATCCAGCCGTTGAGAATATTTCTTCTTTTATTGGCGTTGATGGTGTAAATACCACTTTAAACAGCGGTCGTATACAAATCATCTTAAAATCAATTGATGAACGTAGGATAAATTCTACTGATGTGATTCACCGTTTACAAGAAAAATTGCAAAAGATATCGGGTATAACTTTATATATGCAATCTATGCAAGATATATCGATAGATGATCGTGTTAGCCGAACACAATATCAATATAGCTTAGGTTCAACAAGTGCAAAAGAAGTTGAAAAGTGGAATGATTTATTTATAGAGCAATTAAAAAATTTAAAAGAAATAAAAGATGTTGCAGATGATTTGCAAAGTACAGGACTAAATGCAAATATTGAAATAGATAGAAATATTGCTTCACGTTTTGGCATCACTACTCAATTAATCGATCAAACTTTATATGATGCTTTTGGCCAAAGACAAATATCAACCATGTTTACAGATATCAATCAATATCATGTCATTTTAGAAGCAAAGCAAAGCGAAAATCTAACTCCAGAAAGAGTTCTTGAAAATATTTTTATTCAAAGCTCACAAGGTATTCCTATCCCATTTGGATCTTTTTCTAAAATATCTCTTAGCAATGGGCCTTTGACAATCAATCGGCAGGGGCAATTCCCTGTTTCAACAATTTCATTTAATTTATCTAAAGGATATTCATTGGGCGATGCTTTAAAAGCGATCAATAGAGTGAGAACCGAACTCAATTTACCTGATAGCTTACAAACAAGTTTTGAAGGATCCGCAAAAAGTTTTGAAAACTCATTAGAAAATGAAGGATATTTAGTTTTAGCAGCAATTATTGTTGTTTATATTATCTTAGGTATCCTATATGAAAGCTATATTCATCCAATTACGATTCTCTCCACTCTTCCTTCTGCAGGAATGGGGGCACTCTTAGCATTATATATGACACGATCTGAATTCGATATCATAACATTAATTGCAATTATATTATTAATAGGCATTGTTAAAAAGAATGCCATCATGATGATTGATTTTGCTTTAGAAATGGAAAGAAAAGGTAACAAAACTCCATATGAAGCGATTTATCAAGCGTGTTTATTAAGATTCAGACCCATACTAATGACAACTTTAGCTTCTTTATTTAGTGCTATACCATTGGCTTTTGGTACGGGAATGAGCTCGGAATTACGAAGACCTCTGGGTATCTCTATTATTGGTGGGCTTGCAGTTAGTCAATTTTTAACTCTTTATACAACTCCAGTAATTTATTTATTATTTGATAAAGTCATACGTTCATTCAAAAAAATAATTAATGAAAAAAAAGAGCGAAATAAAAAAACTATTCATGCGGAGGAACCGCAGTGA
- a CDS encoding efflux RND transporter periplasmic adaptor subunit encodes MSMQNVSNYIKNKWRFYAILLGALLFFISTLVFLIKFNSNDKINEKKMHAGHTIKSRVLKKNNTPSVVVTEAKIKDVPVYFSALGTVTPMESVTVKTQISGNLLKIFFHEGQIVNVGDLIAEIDSKPYQAQYIQFEGQLIRDKSFLTNARLDLKRYKTLFSSGGVSRQTLDTQIWLVKQYEGIVLSDQGQLEAVKVNINYCKIKAPIAGLVGLRQVNEGNFVQVTDTNGIVAINKLQPISVLFSLPEYYLPKIIDKLREKSKLIVYAYDREQANLLATGDLLSTDNQIDSTTGTIKLRAEFKNDSHTLFPNQFVNIKLLADTILSATVIPTAAVQHGTKGDYVFILNNNRVKFQKITIGQINENEVVVKEGIKPGEKVVIEGIDKLTDGAEVST; translated from the coding sequence ATGAGTATGCAAAATGTTTCTAATTATATTAAAAATAAATGGCGCTTCTATGCAATTCTGCTAGGAGCTTTACTTTTTTTTATCTCTACACTTGTATTTCTGATTAAATTTAATTCTAACGATAAAATTAACGAAAAAAAAATGCATGCTGGGCACACAATAAAATCTAGGGTTTTGAAAAAAAATAATACTCCATCAGTTGTGGTTACTGAAGCAAAAATCAAAGATGTTCCTGTTTATTTCTCTGCATTAGGAACAGTTACTCCAATGGAATCCGTTACAGTTAAAACACAAATTAGTGGGAATTTATTAAAAATATTTTTTCATGAAGGGCAAATTGTAAATGTTGGAGATCTTATAGCCGAGATAGATTCAAAGCCATATCAAGCGCAATACATACAATTTGAAGGTCAATTAATCAGGGATAAATCATTTCTAACAAATGCTCGTCTTGACTTAAAACGTTATAAAACATTGTTTTCATCAGGCGGAGTATCACGCCAAACACTCGACACACAAATTTGGCTTGTAAAACAATATGAAGGCATTGTTTTATCGGATCAGGGACAATTAGAGGCTGTAAAAGTAAACATAAATTACTGTAAAATAAAAGCTCCAATTGCTGGTCTTGTAGGGCTCCGTCAAGTAAATGAAGGAAATTTTGTACAAGTAACAGATACGAACGGCATAGTTGCAATAAATAAGTTGCAACCAATTTCTGTTTTATTTTCACTGCCAGAATATTATTTACCAAAAATTATAGATAAATTAAGAGAAAAATCAAAACTTATTGTCTATGCTTATGATCGTGAACAAGCAAATTTGCTGGCAACTGGAGATCTATTATCAACAGATAATCAAATTGATTCAACAACAGGAACAATAAAATTAAGAGCAGAGTTTAAAAATGATAGTCATACTTTATTTCCTAATCAATTTGTAAATATAAAATTATTAGCGGATACGATTCTCAGTGCTACTGTCATTCCAACAGCAGCTGTTCAGCATGGAACAAAAGGTGATTATGTTTTCATATTAAATAATAATAGGGTTAAATTTCAAAAAATAACTATAGGACAAATTAATGAAAATGAAGTTGTTGTAAAAGAGGGAATCAAACCTGGAGAAAAAGTAGTCATAGAGGGCATAGATAAACTCACGGATGGAGCAGAGGTCTCTACATGA